The Drosophila subobscura isolate 14011-0131.10 chromosome A, UCBerk_Dsub_1.0, whole genome shotgun sequence genome includes the window CAAGTAGGCAAGAGAAGTGAGTGGAGAGAGACCAAAAGCAGGTTGGTGGTTGACTTCTTTGCAAACTTTTTACATTCGATTTTTGATtctataaattgtttttctattttgaTATAATTTGTTGGTGCACGGCAGAAgtgcaataaattatgtttgaaTGTATTTTAggtattttaattactttaatTTTACTGTTGTGTTTTGATAAGCGGATTCATTTGCTGAGTGGTGATAgcatttattaaatattctcCAATAGCCCCCTTTtcctatctctatctctacaTACTCGGGATGGCTGAGGATTTCCTTCCGATTGATCTTGCACTCCTCCCCAAACTCTTGGCAAAATAAAGCCCATAACGAATGCCAATTGCACGGCTAATGGTAATGAGCGTCTGACAAGGTAgttcggcaaacaaacaaacaaataaacggAAAACAAAGGAATGGGCAAATCGAGCAACTGGCCGTTTGACCAAAGGGAGGCACAACGCATTGGGACTTGCGGGGGGAATTAAAGCGAACAATTTTACGCATAATCAAAAAACATCACAACAACTTGCCCCGAgagcaagaaaaagtaacacCTCGCACTCCTACCATTGCCCAGTTGACGCTGCCGTCTGttgcacacagcacacagcacacaacacacagcacacacccacaacagcAAGGTTATGGGAAGGCCTAGGTAGAGGCCCAGGTTGAGCAGCGGCAAAGGAGAGGGACAGGAGCTAAGCAGCGTGTAATGATGCCAACTCGTGGTCCGAGGTCGGGCAGAAgaccgaacccgaacccgaaacagaaacagaaaccgagaCCGAGATCGATGGCTAGGTGTTCGTTGTGGCAATTAAAGCGTATCCTTAGCATTCGATACGCCGCTAAAAAATTACACCATGACAGGACACAATGCattcagacagagagacagagagacagagagagagagagagagatcgtgGACCTCACAGAACAACTCAATTTTGtagcaaaatatttttgttgtccaGAACGAATCGCAAGTAAAACAGAAAGGACATCCTGTGGTGCTCTCCGTTTTCTTTGCGTAGAGACtcttggtgtgtgtgtgaatgtgtgtaccgacaggagcagcaggagctcatCAATGCAATAATCGTGTACATCGATAGAGATATACAGCCACAGCCCTACCTACACCCATTCCCAACAACATTCCCAACAACATTCCCGGATGAAGTTGTTTCTTTGGGTGCgaattgtttctgtttgtgctgCCGCCTCGCCCGAAACAGTTCCCAAAGGACAAGCGCACACAATAGGTGGCTGCCACCTTGATATATGCGTATCCCTCGCAGCGAGTCCTGTGGGTCCTGCGCCGGTGGCGCGCGGCGAAATCAAGGCGAGTGGCCCCGCTGCGAGACAcggctgcttcctgctgccagCCATTCCACTTACGGTTAGATGCAAAGCCAGTCAATTCCTTCGCCCGAGTCCTGCAACGAGAGAGTGCCTGCCTGTGAGGAGGATTCTGTTGCCAGAGACAATGCTGCCACAATTCCATGCAGCCagcaaacaaagcgaaaaaatcttaatttaattagcCTGCCAATTGTTCAAGCCATCATGGCCGGGGGAGCGGTgcagggagtgagtcgagtccgagtccgagtgcgagtccgagtccgagtccgagggGGCCTAGGTAGCAGCCTGGTCCAGCCCATAAATGACCCTCATAACTGGACACCAGGTGTGCCAGGCACATCTCCGGCTCTCAGAGAGCGAAGCTCAGGAAACActctcaaaaatatatgttcCCCGATTCGATCATGAGAGCTCTTGGAGAGTGATTAACATCCCAACTAGAGACTGTTCTAGGAACTTTTTATACGattaaaaactttgccaagTGTTCAACATTTTGGAATAACTTTTTGCCATGTTCTTCAACGATCTTTTCTGGgtctctttttccttttttgtaatttttaacgGGCATCTAGTGGAGAGTGGAGGACAGCGGTGTGAAAGAGATAGGCATAGGCAGAGCCTTTGGGGCAGGCGCAAATGTACatgaatatgtgtgtgtgtgtgtgtgtctgtatagAACAGGTAGACATTgccctctcccgctctctttgAGTGAGTGGCCGTGGCCCGGATTGGGTGAGAAGGAAAACTGAGCCATAAGTAATGGCGACAATAtggccagcgagagagaaggcAGACCGTCAGAGGGAATGGGACGGGGACAGgagcagggacaggcacaggcacaggcacaggaaaGGGACAGCGCAAGAGCGAGCAAACTAGCGATCAGGTAGGCACACAGACACCGTGCAGGTGGGGACCACAGGCAGGCGGCCTAGCCAGAGGATCTTTCGATCTGAaagccaggcaggcagagggacagagacacacacacacacacacacacacaaccacaacgTATCGttcgtttttctctttttccatttttcacaTTAACACCAACTGCGACGCCGACCGAGCCATCGACGTCGACTGAGCGCTCAGTTCGCTTCAGTttaaatttcagtttcagtttcggtcTTTTGGTGTTGGTCGAAGCTGTCTCCGAAGCGGgccccagccgcagcagcagcagcagcagcagcagcctctgcctctgcctctgcctctcaaCAAAGAAAGCTGGTCGAATCCAGCTCAACTTTGGGTTCAGTTCGGTTTCATACTCGGACGTGATCAGAAGTGTCCGCGAAGTGATCATCTGCTCATCAGTTGCCAGCAGTCAAGAAACAtccaacaaaaccaaaaaaaaaacttaaaactaACAAGACACCGACACCATCTCCTCCTGTGTGagcttattttattttttcgagTGTTGTGTTGCAAGTGTCAGTGCCCCACCCTGAGAACGAGCGCATAACGGCGGATCAATTGTGGATTACCAACGGACTTTCCTTATAGAACGGAGCGCACTTACCACGGATCCACGGGGGTCCTTGTTGAACGAAACATTTCAACTATATTGcggtgtgtgtatttttttcaaACCTTTCTTAACTAATATTAAAcgtacaacaaaacaaaacccaatcGCTTAGATAAATGTCCTCGACATTAGAGTAATTATCATTTAATAATTGTGCgatttttgcatgcaatttttgAGAGTTTTTACCAGTCGAACAAATGGGCAATTGAAGACAGTTTTGCAGACAGCTTGGAGAATAATTGCtttgaaatatattcaataaaatgatgGGTCGGCCAGAGGCCATGGAGTCTCCTTATGGTTTCATTTTGGTCAGCGATCGCTTTCCGCTTTAGGTCCGAGTTCCCGTCCCGTTTTGCGATCTCCGATCTGGCGATCAGGCTCCTTTGGAGTTAGTTGTCTAAATTGAACAGTTTGTCCCTTTTCTCGACCAGATTTCGCCCTGGAAAATCTAGCACATCCATAAAAGGCgccaaaaatttaaaatcataaaaagaaaatgtcaaaaaagcCGAACAAAATTCTTAAGGTTACCGAAAGATTGCAGTTGCACTTCCCCTGAAGGAAGACCATTCTGTAAGGATTTTCGTAGTGGAAATAGGACtcggagtcgcagtcgccgATGGCTGATCGTCTGCTAGGTGTCCATCAGGGCCTGGCTGAAGACTTTTGCATGGCTGATACTCATTTTGCGTACTTTTCTATATCCTCCCGCTCTCACGACACGGACACTGAATCACAAATAAACACCATCACGGATGTGGATCCATCTACAGTTGGTTGGCAGTGCGCTGCAACCACAGCGAAAGACACCAAGACGGCCGTGAAcgggaacaggaacagcaacgAGCCCGGGACGAGGATCCAACTCGGAGGGCATCGGAGTCCAAGGGCCGTGCGGCAGGAAAATGCGGATATGTGCTACCAACTGCCGCACTTAATCTCCCTGCTCCTCATCCTTGCGCTCAACGTGCTGCTCGCGGCACCCGCCCACACCATGGCCATGCGGACCGCCAGCGGCGGCCTCACGGTGCTCGATGCCAATCGCCTccgcaccaccagcaccaccaccacctccagcagcagcatggccagtcccagtcccagccccagccccaccctCAGCAGCAACCTCAGTGCCAGCACTGGCTCCGTAGGCACGGGCTCATCCGGCTATTCCTCGCAGCCGCGCAAGCGGCACAGGAAGAGGAATAGCAATTGGATTGACTACCGCAACTTCAACGAGAGCACCACAGCCCTGGAGTGGGTGAACCCCTGCGGGGGCTCCTACCATCCATCGGTTGGGGATCGCTTCAACCGCCTACGACCTAGGCAGGTGAGTTAGCAACTCGGACTCGCTCCTCCCGTTGCATTCCCAGCTAATCATTCGTCATCAATTTCCTCCTCTCCTGTCTCCTGTTTCCTCTCCTTTCCGCAGAGCTTCAATCAGCTGAAGCGCCACGCCTTCCGGGAGTACCGCGGACtcaacagcagccaggacTCGGTGATCGACATACGGAATATGACCATGTGGTCGCTGCATACGCAAAACTACAAGTTCCTGCCCAAGCTCAAGCCCAACTCTACGGTGAGTTCGCTTATGATTTATCCCATATCTCCGCTAGATCCTTCCACTGCTCTTCCTGCTGATCCTGCTGTGATCCAACCTCTGACTGACGCTCTTCTTGTGCTCTCCCTATGTCTCTCCTTCTTTTATGCAGATTGCCTTGAAGCGCTGGTACCGCAACATGCAAACGTACGTGGCCagctttgcctttttgcgGCGACTCCAGATACGCTGGGACCAGCGCTTTATCACCCGCGAGTCGACCACAGCACGGGAACtgagggagctgctgctcagctctCGGCGCATTCTCTGCGAGCTGGAGACGGCCGTGAATCAGACCAGTCCCCGCCGCAAGCATCGGCGCAGTGGCCCCGGATCCCCCAACGGGATCTCCGGCGGCATGGGcgtgcagctgccacaaatcTCGCGGAACGAGATGAACAAGCGACTCAAATTGCGCAGCAAGGGCACTGGCGGTCCGGCTACCATTTCAGAAGCCATCACCGGCTCCATGCGACTGTCCAACGAGGCGGACTCCATTGACATGCGGTTCGTGAAGCATCACTACTACGAGTTCGTGCGCAccatgtggcagctgctccggCGCGACGGCAAGCGGGCGAAGAAACGCTCCCATCGGCCCCACcagaagccgcagcagcagcaccagcagcagcagcagctgcctcgtAAGTCGCAGAGGGAGCGCCAGAGCCAAGCCGGTGGACAGCAGCCGGCGAATCGGAGCTTCAGCCGATTACGGAGTGAAACCAGTTCCACAtcgagctccagctccaataGCAGGGACTTCAATGAGGTCTCCAAGCCAGCGATGAAGTCCAAGTCCACCGGTGGGATCAGCGGCGGCATTGGAGGGAGACGCGGCAAGCGGCAGtcggcggcagcaggcagacagcagaggcagcgacgcgTGCAGCGCACGTGAAACATAACCGAAGCAAACCCCGATACCAATCCGCCAATCAAACACTATTTCAAACTTCCACCACTACAGAAATCGATCTATAGATGGTATGTTATAGTAAAGTATTTGAATGTCATCCCATGGCActctacctctctctttcactgcGATCGTTCGACCATTCCGAAAGTATTCCCACTGCATTCCATCATCGCGAAGTATCAGAATTTGTGCTAGATTTGAGGAACCCTTTGGCAGACCAGTTGGTAGGAGGTTCGTAGTAGAGGATTCCACAGGAAGCACCCCGCAGTTGGCCGCAGTTGCCGTTCTAGTCACATAAGAGCAACCGCCAGATCCCCCAACCACAAAACCAGCAAACCAGCAAACCCCAAAGATCTCTCCGCACAGAGATCTTTTTCGGCATCCTAACTGGAAAGTATTACGCGTATTTGTATCTATTTataattgtattatttgtGGCATCGTTGTAAGCTCTCAATTGTGTGTAACCCTAGCTCATAGGCACATTACATTATCCTATATTATATGCATAGATGATAGTTTGGTTTAAGCCTAACGTTGCAGCGAAGAGCGGCATACATTTATcgaatcattttttttttggtagcttAGTTTGTGTGACATCTGTGATATAGTCGTGAGTGTTGACAGTACGCATTGTGCTTAACTAGTTATTATTTACCCCCATCCCACACCCCTTGGCCTCACAGCTCCtgatttatttgtaaatatatgcataGATCGTTTGTGCGCATTTTtcgtatgtaagtacatataggaaccgattttcatatttatagaACACCTTCCTCCAACCCaccaccctccaccctccaccatCCACCTCTTGCAGCATAATAAATCGATTGAAATCTGAACATGAATAATACAACAAATCTTTGAATGGGTTATGGAAAAAGGACGACGTTTGTAGTACTTAAGCTAAGGGATAAGTCGTATTGTCGTAtttttcaatcaatcaattaatttataattgaatCCTCAAAAACGAAAGGTTGAAGCGATCATCTTTTTGGATATATTTCGATCAAGTACAAACCGGTAAATATAGCACTAAAATAGAtgaataattgaattattttcaaCTCATTTGTCAAAGATTGGAGTGTATGTGGCATCTCCTGCTGTCCTTAGCTTATTGTTATCGTTGATATCAATTTTCTGCGTGGAGTTGGACCTGACTTTATGATCTCCAGCGCCGGCGTTAAGCTATTAGCACTCCAAACTATGCTCCCctctggagctggagctcctTCTCTGTGTGCGCCTTTGCCGTCCCTTGTGCTGGTTGGTAAACAGTCTTAGCACGCGCAACAGGAGACGCCATTGAGCAGCTGCTTTGAGCCCCACCACCTGCTTACCTGGCAGCGACTCTGCGACTCTGCGACTCGACTCTGCCACTCAGCGGCAGGCAGTTAGTCAATGAATAAGGTGTTGACCTTGACCAGCGCTGCTCAATGAAACTCAAtgaaacttttggccaactgctgccactggcaccaccatcatcatcattatcaacATCCTCGCCAGCAGCGAGTGGTTTTGGCTGATCGGCCAGGATGATCCGCTTCTTATCCCAGAGGGTTAGCTAAAACACTTCTATGGCTACACTTGTCACAAGTCccagttcgagttcgagttcgagttcggtGGCAGTTAAGTCCCCGCTTTGTTGAAAGCGGATTTAGGcaaatttactttttaatgCCTTGGCTTATTGCCAAGCTCCGTTTAGGGCGCTTAGTGGCAACTTATGGCCAGACCAGTCGGATTACTTAGCTCAGCTCAAACGGAAGCAGTCTGCCACTGCATTGtacgctgtccgctgtccgttacccactgtccgctgtccgttgtcgATGGTCCACTGTGGAATGGACAGTCCTTCAGTCCCTCAGTTCTCCGTCTGCTGTTGACATGCAAATGGATTAGAACTGACCCGTAAgtgcaaaaacatttctcGAATATTATAATGCCGCTTAAGCCGTTTATTGATTGCAATCGATCTGAAGGAAGTTCAACTCTCATTTTTGGCTCTGTCGGCTGTCGGCAGTCGGCCCacagagtgtgagtgtgtggcttAGAGAGCCTAAGCTGAATCTGACCTGCCACAAAAGGCCTTGCCCAGGTctcgggctctggctgtggctctggctctgtctccgTTCAGTGTCAAGTGTCCCCTTCCTGGTTTGGTGCCGAAAtctggacatggacatggacatggtgggctgctgccctgcccatGAGCCCTTTTTGGGTAAGTAGGTGTTGTTATGTTTTTAGCTgtcataaatattgtaaaacttggtaaatatttaaacagcgTGCACAATAAAGGCAAATGCCAAGGGGCTCGACATTCAAGTTGTGCGATGTTCGGGGTTCGGGGTTCGGTTTTCGGGTTTTGGTATTTGGTGTTTGGGTTCGGGGATCTCCGCTCGCCGTTCTACAGCGCTCGGCCATCTATTGTTTAGGCCTGGCCATAACGGTGGTTGCCATAgcggtcacacacacacacgcataggtcgctcttgtgtgtgtgagagtccTGAATCTTCTACCTGTCTGGTGGTACTTCTCCTTGCATTCCTGGACACTGAAATTTGAATATGTGGCGGGTCTTGGCCTGGTCGAAAGATTAACGACATTTAATAACCCATCATTTCGTCGGATCTGCCTTTGTGtgcgtggacgtggacgtggacgtgaaCATTTTCGCAAGATAACTGCATTTTGTATCTTTATTCTGTGCCACTTTTTGCCATTGTGCGGCCATTTGGCTCCTTTTTTtcgtctcttctctcttttcttctttttatttcacaAATTCCCaatcttttttctgtttttattatcCTTCGGGTGCTTCTCGGAATCCCGTGCAGTGTGTCGTCCTGTGATCTGCTTAGAACAGAGTCTGTCCGTACAGGATattatctgtatctgtttgcattttgctttttcAAGTGGCAACTCAATTACGGACTTACATTTCACAGCTCATCGGCACGATTAATTCGCTAAATGATGATCAATGAGAGAACTAAACTTTTGCTATGAAAAGATTATCTTATGGACATCAACTAACCCCACAGATTGATGATCCAACTGTGACAGAATTGATTCATTCAATTACGGCGCatatcaattttcaattagctTCTGAATAAACATACTCAGAATTGATGCGCAGCTGCAAATGGAATGCCCTGCATCAATTAGCCCGACACGACATTTGTCGGTATTCATTTCCATTCGCACGGCTGCTAATTGATAACAATATGCTCCGCCGCTTGGTACTCGAATTTCCCATTCTGATTCtattcccactcccactccactctcaATCTCATCGCACATTCCATTAAATTGCTTTGAAACTCtaaacttttgcagcagctcctttgATTTATCAAATTGCGCGTGTGATTTTCCACTCAAGCCACTTCAGTGCGTGCCGCTGTTTATGCTTCGGCTCGCCACTATTTACACTTTTGTCCAGTggctattatttatttatatttatattggcGCATCGATGGCCGGGCGGCGCTTTGTCTAACGCTCTCACACGGATTCGATGGCTCTGccgaatattttatttgatgattGAAAAGCTGCCGGCGAGATTGATGTGCCGGATGAGCTtatcagcagcagacagaaccaaaacaaataacacaATAATCGTGGTCCCATGGTCCCCCGGAAAATTTGCGCATCAAACATCTCGAATATCTAAGACTGCGGCTATCCAAACATTGCGCCAATAACTGTGACAAAAGCCACGCACTGGGCAATATTTGGAGCAATTCTTGCTGGGTTCTGCAACTGTCTGCAATTTCTATGActatttttgtagatttttgcAGCGTGAGTCAGGCACCTCTTTGTCTTTCTTGTGCGTGTTCTAATTGCAATTGTTAAAATCCCATTTTGCCactgctggctgtctgtcttaattatataatttgtgtgcgcgtgtgtgtttgtcggTGGGACATCCATATCTTGTTTTTATTAGCATACATTTTAATGGGCATTCATGTAATCTCATAGAGTGCGGCCACATAAATCTTGTCAGCAAGTTCTCAGACATTCAAGAGCCAGCGGTCTgggctggtctggtctggtctgggctgGCCTGGTCTAACAAATTTTTGCGTATGACTTAATAAACATGTCGTTGAACTGTCGCCGGCAGCGACACTccattccagcagcagctcccaactcccaactccagctccagctcctctgTGACCGTTCTGAGTTACGCTCTGGacttgtattttatttcgtttttcgtgGAGCACCTCTACAAgcgctttttaatttttttaaatgttccCTCCGCGGCCCCACAGTCCGCCACGGCTTCTGTGCACATTGAACTTGAGCCGAGGGGAAATAAAAGCAGTGCAGAGCGAACAGCGCAGCTCAACACTTTAATTGCCATGAGTAATATTTTATTACACTTTGACACTGAATGAAAACTTCACGAGAAGCGAACCACCATGAATGAGGTGGGAGAGCAAAGCCAGaagcaaatacacacaaaaccaGAAAGCTAAGAACAAgatggaactggagctggcgctgccgctgccgctggaggaggGGAAAGcagacgaagagagagagaacggagAGAGTCGAACTGGAAATACCCTTTCAATCGGGCCGTGGCAGAC containing:
- the LOC117902812 gene encoding uncharacterized protein LOC117902812 isoform X1 translates to MADRLLGVHQGLAEDFCMADTHFAYFSISSRSHDTDTESQINTITDVDPSTVGWQCAATTAKDTKTAVNGNRNSNEPGTRIQLGGHRSPRAVRQENADMCYQLPHLISLLLILALNVLLAAPAHTMAMRTASGGLTVLDANRLRTTSTTTTSSSSMASPSPSPSPTLSSNLSASTGSVGTGSSGYSSQPRKRHRKRNSNWIDYRNFNESTTALEWVNPCGGSYHPSVGDRFNRLRPRQSFNQLKRHAFREYRGLNSSQDSVIDIRNMTMWSLHTQNYKFLPKLKPNSTIALKRWYRNMQTYVASFAFLRRLQIRWDQRFITRESTTARELRELLLSSRRILCELETAVNQTSPRRKHRRSGPGSPNGISGGMGVQLPQISRNEMNKRLKLRSKGTGGPATISEAITGSMRLSNEADSIDMRFVKHHYYEFVRTMWQLLRRDGKRAKKRSHRPHQKPQQQHQQQQQLPRKSQRERQSQAGGQQPANRSFSRLRSETSSTSSSSSNSRDFNEVSKPAMKSKSTGGISGGIGGRRGKRQSAAAGRQQRQRRVQRT
- the LOC117902812 gene encoding uncharacterized protein LOC117902812 isoform X2; this translates as MCYQLPHLISLLLILALNVLLAAPAHTMAMRTASGGLTVLDANRLRTTSTTTTSSSSMASPSPSPSPTLSSNLSASTGSVGTGSSGYSSQPRKRHRKRNSNWIDYRNFNESTTALEWVNPCGGSYHPSVGDRFNRLRPRQSFNQLKRHAFREYRGLNSSQDSVIDIRNMTMWSLHTQNYKFLPKLKPNSTIALKRWYRNMQTYVASFAFLRRLQIRWDQRFITRESTTARELRELLLSSRRILCELETAVNQTSPRRKHRRSGPGSPNGISGGMGVQLPQISRNEMNKRLKLRSKGTGGPATISEAITGSMRLSNEADSIDMRFVKHHYYEFVRTMWQLLRRDGKRAKKRSHRPHQKPQQQHQQQQQLPRKSQRERQSQAGGQQPANRSFSRLRSETSSTSSSSSNSRDFNEVSKPAMKSKSTGGISGGIGGRRGKRQSAAAGRQQRQRRVQRT